One genomic region from Pristis pectinata isolate sPriPec2 chromosome X, sPriPec2.1.pri, whole genome shotgun sequence encodes:
- the LOC127567044 gene encoding putative methyltransferase-like protein 7A — MALVRFVLRSVVEILVLPVTILQYIGMWDPLYKRFFPHVMSRVTVTLNKKMGKVKKELFDKLPDFASSSGLTILEVGCGTGANFHFYPWGCKVTCVDPNPNFEGFLRQSDTENKHVKLETFIQASGEDMHQVASGSIDVVVCTLVLCSVRNIDLVLKEIIRVLRPGGAFFFIEHVVAEKTGWLNFFQHVLQPAWRYFGDGCSLTKDTGTNLEKAKFSELNLKYTTERLAFNLIHDHIVGYGVK, encoded by the exons ATGGCGTTGGTCAGGTTCGTGCTGCGGTCCGTGGTCGAGATCCTTGTACTCCCGGTGACGATTCTGCAGTACATTGGAATGTGGGATCCGCTGTACAAGAGGTTTTTCCCGCATGTCATGTCCAGAGTCACGGTCACGCTGAACAAGAAGATGGGCAAAGTTAAGAAGGAACTCTTCGACAAGCTGCCGGACTTCGCCAGTTCTTCGGGACTCACCATCTTGGAAGTGGGCTGCGGCACAGGAGCTAACTTTCACTTTTACCCCTGGGGTTGCAAAGTCACTTGCGTCGATCCGAACCCCAATTTCGAGGGCTTCTTGCGCCAAAGCGACACCGAGAACAAGCACGTTAAGCTGGAGACGTTTATCCAGGCTAGTGGCGAGGACATGCACCAAGTGGCGAGTGGGTCGATCGATGTAGTGGTGTGTACCTTGGTCCTGTGCAGTGTCCGGAACATTGACTTGGTGTTGAAAGAGATTATACGTGTGCTGAGACCG GGTGGTGCATTTTTCTTCATTGAGCATGTAGTCGCTGAGAAAACAGGATGGCTAAACTTCTTTCAACATGTATTACAGCCAGCATGGCGTTATTTTGGGGATGGATGCTCTCTGACCAAGGACACTGGGACAAACCTCGAGAAAGCCAAATTCTCCGAGTTGAATTTAAAGTATACCACTGAGCGCTTAGCATTCAATTTGATTCATGACCACATTGTTGGATATGGAGTTAAATGA